A window of Methylobacterium bullatum genomic DNA:
CGCGCCCCTGCGCGAGGCGGTGCAGCGGTTCGTGGCGCTCGGCGGGTCGGTCATCGACACGGCGCCGAGCTACGGCACCGCTGAGGATGTCCTCGGCCAGATCCTGTCCCAGGACGGTCTGCGCGAGAAGGTGTTCCTCTGCAGCAAGGTCGGGGCACCCGGTCGCGAGGCCGGCGCGGCCGAGATCGCACGCTCCTTCCGCCGCATGGCCACCGACAGGATCGATCTCGTCGCGGTCCACAACCTCAGTGACACGGCAACGAACCTCGCCACGCTGCGGGATCTGAAGGCCGAAAAGAAAATCCACTACATCGGCGTCACGGTCTGGCGCGATAGCCAGTTCGCGGATCTCGAGGCGGTGATGCGGCGTGAGACGATGGATTTCATCCAGGTCAATTACGCCCTCGACGACCGCCGCGCCGCGGAGCGCATCCTGCCGCTGGCGCAAGAGCGCGGCATGGCGGTGATGGTGAACGTACCCTTCGGACGCGACCGCCTGTTCAAAGCCGTGCAGGGGCGCGACCTGCCGCCCTGGACGGCGGAGTTCGGCTGCGCGAGCTGGCCGCAATTCTTCCTGAAATACGTCCTCGCCCACGAGGCCGTCACCTGCCCGATCCCCGGCATGGCCAAGGCGGCCTATGTCGAGGACAATCTCGGCGCGGCCCGTGGCCGGTTGCCCGATGCCGCCCAGCGAACCCGAATGGAGGCCTATGTCGACGCGCTCTGATGTCCTCAACCGCCGTGCCGTCGTCGCTCTCGCAGGCGGCTTTCTCGCCGCTTCGAGCCTTCTGGCATCACCCTGTCC
This region includes:
- the yhdN_2 gene encoding General stress protein 69 → MHPSRRVFLAGAGLAPLMVPLLQHAASPARAEEGGLIRRAIPSSGETLPAMGIGTSRRYEVEPVPEKIAPLREAVQRFVALGGSVIDTAPSYGTAEDVLGQILSQDGLREKVFLCSKVGAPGREAGAAEIARSFRRMATDRIDLVAVHNLSDTATNLATLRDLKAEKKIHYIGVTVWRDSQFADLEAVMRRETMDFIQVNYALDDRRAAERILPLAQERGMAVMVNVPFGRDRLFKAVQGRDLPPWTAEFGCASWPQFFLKYVLAHEAVTCPIPGMAKAAYVEDNLGAARGRLPDAAQRTRMEAYVDAL